A genomic window from Cyanobacteria bacterium FACHB-DQ100 includes:
- a CDS encoding cellulose-binding protein: MKQVFWSAIVTGLLISGCTPVASVDGTPTSIRIMPLGDSITQADRNHNSYRRPLWLKLRAAGYDVNFVGSTKSHYLGNAPKSDFDQDHEGHWGWQADEVLAQIARWSATAKPDVVLIHLGTNDILGGQSFDGAIAELRKLIEVMRQRNPRLKILISQLIPSSGGEALTQQFNQQIVALARSINSQTSPVILVDQFSGFDVQQDTYDGLHPNESGEQKMADRWFQALEKALPKKP, translated from the coding sequence ATGAAGCAGGTTTTTTGGAGTGCTATCGTAACGGGGTTATTGATATCAGGGTGTACGCCTGTTGCTTCAGTGGATGGCACTCCAACTAGCATTCGGATCATGCCGCTTGGAGATTCGATTACACAAGCCGATCGCAATCACAATAGTTATCGTCGTCCGTTGTGGCTTAAACTTCGAGCCGCAGGGTATGACGTGAATTTTGTCGGTTCAACAAAGTCTCATTATTTAGGAAATGCGCCTAAATCTGATTTTGATCAAGATCATGAGGGACATTGGGGTTGGCAAGCGGATGAAGTGTTGGCTCAAATCGCTCGCTGGTCAGCAACTGCTAAACCCGACGTTGTATTAATTCATTTAGGAACAAACGATATTCTAGGCGGACAGAGTTTTGACGGTGCGATCGCTGAACTCCGAAAGTTAATCGAAGTGATGCGGCAACGGAATCCTCGCTTAAAGATTCTGATTTCACAATTGATTCCTTCGTCGGGTGGTGAAGCGTTAACTCAACAGTTTAATCAGCAAATTGTGGCGTTGGCTCGATCGATCAATTCGCAAACAAGCCCAGTCATTTTAGTCGATCAATTCAGCGGATTTGATGTGCAGCAAGATACCTACGATGGACTGCATCCAAACGAATCTGGAGAACAAAAAATGGCAGATCGTTGGTTTCAAGCTTTAGAGAAAGCGCTGCCTAAAAAGCCTTAA
- a CDS encoding HAMP domain-containing histidine kinase, with product MSEWIFPTLSEILAASNETLDLPELEAPVSVASRQLRAEREWFGAIAALEALLQSTEGAVFSAPLPVLSQPGVPNISAWLFTPSVMFSGFPFQLPSADGNITKGETTDTLALLPGDPLASQPFCLALTREFSLLMVQGENGSGDPIFQFSFDPEAIDRAWQTLRLRVVLMNPGHLPKLDRLYKTFPPVEPKYKLVTQFTHALLSYLPDPITESEKRTIRAPRPMQAQTADVLAGADVELLQAISHEVRTPLTTIRTLTRLLLRRKDLPADAVKRLEVIDRECSEQIDRFNLICHAVEIETSATKVSSLATTSLEQVLEQSIPRWQKQASQRNLTLDVILPQHIPSVMSNPTMLDQALTSLIERSARSLPSGGSIQVEVSLAGHQLKLQLQPQAKDDYVDCSSKHRMPLLKSLGQVLMFQPETGNLSLNLNVTKNIFQALGGKLIVRERPEQGEVFTLFLPLEPSKAATEVRV from the coding sequence ATGTCTGAGTGGATCTTCCCAACCCTGAGTGAAATTTTGGCAGCCAGTAATGAAACACTGGATCTTCCTGAACTTGAAGCGCCCGTTTCAGTCGCATCTCGACAACTGCGAGCAGAGCGGGAGTGGTTTGGCGCGATCGCCGCACTCGAAGCCCTCTTGCAATCGACCGAAGGCGCAGTGTTTTCTGCTCCACTCCCAGTTCTTAGCCAGCCCGGAGTGCCTAATATCTCCGCTTGGCTGTTTACGCCCAGCGTGATGTTTTCGGGCTTCCCGTTCCAATTACCTTCTGCTGATGGCAACATTACAAAGGGCGAAACGACTGATACTCTAGCGCTGCTCCCCGGTGATCCGCTCGCATCGCAGCCGTTCTGTCTAGCGCTGACTCGTGAATTTAGCCTGTTAATGGTGCAGGGTGAAAACGGCTCCGGCGATCCGATTTTCCAGTTTTCGTTTGATCCAGAAGCGATCGATCGCGCCTGGCAAACCTTGAGACTGCGCGTGGTGCTGATGAATCCGGGACATCTTCCCAAGCTCGATCGTCTCTACAAAACCTTTCCGCCTGTCGAACCCAAATACAAATTAGTCACGCAGTTTACTCATGCACTCCTGAGCTATTTGCCAGACCCAATCACAGAATCCGAAAAGCGCACGATTCGCGCTCCTCGACCGATGCAAGCGCAAACTGCCGATGTGCTAGCAGGTGCAGATGTCGAATTGCTGCAAGCAATCTCGCACGAAGTTCGCACACCGCTCACCACGATTCGGACACTCACGCGGTTATTGTTACGCAGAAAAGACCTACCCGCAGATGCCGTGAAACGATTGGAAGTGATCGATCGCGAATGTAGCGAACAAATCGATCGCTTCAATCTGATCTGTCATGCAGTCGAAATCGAAACTTCAGCAACTAAGGTTTCATCGCTGGCGACAACTTCGCTAGAACAGGTACTAGAACAAAGCATTCCGCGTTGGCAAAAACAAGCGAGTCAGCGCAACCTCACGCTGGACGTAATTTTGCCGCAGCACATTCCCTCGGTAATGAGCAATCCGACCATGCTGGATCAGGCGTTGACGAGTTTAATTGAACGATCGGCGCGGAGTTTGCCCTCTGGCGGTTCGATTCAAGTGGAGGTGTCGTTAGCAGGACATCAGTTGAAATTGCAGCTTCAACCCCAGGCAAAGGACGATTATGTCGATTGTTCGAGCAAACACCGAATGCCGCTCTTGAAATCTCTGGGACAAGTTTTGATGTTCCAGCCCGAAACAGGCAACCTGAGTTTGAATCTGAACGTTACTAAGAATATCTTTCAGGCATTAGGCGGAAAGCTAATCGTGCGAGAACGCCCAGAGCAGGGTGAAGTATTTACGCTGTTCTTGCCATTAGAACCGAGTAAAGCGGCTACGGAAGTACGAGTTTAA
- a CDS encoding ComEC/Rec2 family competence protein, protein MASTSVAVWCLAYIVGLLMTAVPFGGAIVLISSVICALVLSRLKLRRTIAKAWIIAGFIGLAAGFYLQLRTPQPSAIDVSRFVPKERQEVTVSGIVESLPKLTRKDNRQVWLNVTKVGEQKADGKLYVTLSKIDGEDLYPGQATAVQGNLYKPKPKMNPGGFDFQKYLAQEGSFAGLKGTSIRLLDTNQKPTWGWWMIQREIVRSQAKQFGNVEGSLISAMVIGGRVVDVPFDVKDAFSKIGLSHALAASGFQVTLILGVLLALTRRFPKAVQVGTGVTGLIVFMGLTGMQPAVFRAVIMGFAVLLGILLERYTKPLNTLLIAAIILLIVEPLWIWNLGFQFSFLATLGLLVTVPALSKRLDWLPTVIVPAIAVPIAAFIWTLPLQLFSFGIVSPYCIPANVAATLLISFISIGGIINAVLNLISPAIASLTTPFLYYPTHGLINGVKFVCQLPGNSIAVGTISILLMLVLYGLICTPWIFSRFQRQWWAFLLVGINLVFIPAWYARSNLLQVTALSVNQTPVMVIQDHGRVGLINSGDADAVRFTILPFLQKEGVNRIDWAVAASPSEGWSTLIKDLPIRSLYDFSGEKQPAVSLEAIQQLTAQKGKHLPITTGQVIKTGTIDIQALSIEPTILQLGVEQRRWLWLKDVPNVSQRQALGNHLSGNEILWWSGRRLHPRLLGQMQPSVAIAYSRTIHPETLRQLQVGQVQIYQTQAEGGLQWSKNQGFRTTLEVDEPEASFL, encoded by the coding sequence ATGGCTTCTACCAGTGTGGCCGTTTGGTGCCTGGCTTACATCGTCGGATTGCTGATGACCGCAGTGCCCTTTGGAGGCGCGATCGTACTCATCTCTAGTGTGATTTGTGCGCTTGTACTTTCGAGATTGAAGCTGAGACGAACGATCGCAAAGGCCTGGATTATTGCAGGATTCATTGGACTGGCGGCGGGGTTTTATCTACAGCTTCGGACACCGCAACCGAGCGCGATCGACGTGAGCCGATTTGTACCGAAAGAGCGGCAAGAAGTTACCGTGTCGGGGATTGTTGAATCGCTGCCGAAGTTGACGCGCAAAGACAATCGACAGGTTTGGTTAAACGTGACAAAGGTTGGAGAGCAGAAAGCGGACGGAAAGCTCTATGTCACGTTGTCAAAGATTGACGGAGAGGACTTGTATCCGGGACAAGCGACCGCCGTTCAAGGCAATCTCTACAAACCGAAGCCGAAAATGAATCCGGGCGGATTTGATTTTCAGAAATACTTGGCGCAAGAAGGCAGCTTTGCAGGGCTGAAAGGAACATCAATTCGACTACTCGACACGAATCAGAAGCCAACTTGGGGATGGTGGATGATTCAGAGAGAAATCGTGCGATCGCAAGCGAAACAATTTGGAAATGTAGAAGGATCGCTCATCAGCGCAATGGTAATCGGTGGGCGCGTGGTTGATGTCCCGTTTGATGTTAAAGATGCCTTTAGTAAGATTGGGCTGTCTCATGCGTTGGCGGCATCGGGATTTCAAGTCACGCTGATTTTAGGAGTGTTGTTGGCGTTGACGCGGCGATTTCCTAAAGCAGTACAGGTTGGAACGGGTGTGACAGGATTGATCGTTTTTATGGGGCTGACGGGAATGCAGCCTGCGGTATTTCGAGCCGTGATCATGGGGTTTGCGGTTCTGCTTGGAATCCTGTTGGAAAGATACACCAAGCCGTTAAACACATTGTTGATTGCAGCGATTATTTTGCTAATCGTAGAGCCGTTGTGGATTTGGAATTTAGGATTTCAGTTTAGCTTTTTAGCAACGTTGGGGTTATTGGTAACAGTTCCAGCACTTTCAAAACGGTTGGACTGGTTGCCGACTGTTATCGTTCCTGCGATCGCTGTTCCAATTGCCGCATTTATCTGGACATTACCTTTACAGTTATTTTCATTTGGGATCGTTTCCCCCTATTGCATTCCAGCGAATGTTGCTGCAACCTTGTTGATTTCATTTATTAGCATTGGCGGAATCATTAACGCGGTATTGAATTTAATTTCTCCTGCGATCGCAAGCCTCACAACTCCATTTCTGTACTATCCAACTCACGGGTTAATTAATGGTGTGAAATTCGTTTGTCAGTTGCCGGGAAATTCGATCGCAGTTGGCACAATTTCAATTCTATTAATGCTCGTACTGTATGGATTGATTTGCACACCTTGGATATTTTCCCGTTTTCAACGGCAATGGTGGGCGTTTCTTTTAGTTGGAATCAATTTAGTATTTATCCCTGCTTGGTATGCGCGATCGAACTTATTACAAGTCACCGCATTATCCGTGAATCAGACTCCAGTGATGGTGATTCAAGATCATGGACGAGTTGGATTGATTAACAGCGGTGATGCTGATGCAGTGCGCTTTACGATTCTGCCGTTTTTGCAGAAGGAAGGAGTTAACCGAATTGATTGGGCAGTGGCAGCTTCTCCTTCAGAAGGTTGGAGTACGTTGATCAAAGATTTGCCAATTCGATCGCTCTATGACTTCTCTGGTGAAAAACAGCCAGCCGTCTCACTTGAAGCAATACAGCAATTAACAGCGCAAAAAGGCAAGCATTTACCGATTACAACCGGACAAGTGATTAAAACAGGCACAATCGACATTCAAGCATTGAGCATCGAGCCAACGATTTTACAGCTTGGCGTTGAACAACGACGCTGGTTATGGCTGAAAGATGTACCGAATGTTAGTCAGCGGCAAGCGTTAGGCAATCATTTAAGTGGTAATGAAATTCTTTGGTGGTCGGGACGGCGATTGCATCCGAGATTGTTAGGACAAATGCAGCCGAGTGTCGCGATCGCCTACTCACGAACGATTCATCCTGAAACATTGCGTCAGTTGCAGGTGGGTCAAGTTCAGATTTACCAAACCCAAGCAGAGGGCGGATTGCAATGGTCAAAAAATCAGGGATTTAGAACAACTTTAGAAGTTGATGAGCCAGAAGCTTCATTCCTGTAG
- a CDS encoding (2Fe-2S) ferredoxin domain-containing protein has translation MTLALQSGEFRFSGQFLGYVFKDGYKIKRLTIATSEGEFSIKMTKLARASLKQTLLPGEQIQIRGWKKFDRKTNTLKFKAYWIQPMSISAALPCQAAAKVNATKIGHPKPQKPGKEAILMCQKSSCMKRGGKAVCSAIEKAISDRGLEDQVKIKGTGCMKACGKVPVVFMPGKTRYTKVDPKDVASLVDEHFALVSRPATEPTLPVESTTVLESTAALESTTALESTTVLESTTVLESAPVLATV, from the coding sequence ATGACTCTAGCCCTTCAATCTGGTGAATTTCGTTTCTCTGGTCAGTTTCTCGGCTACGTCTTCAAAGATGGCTACAAAATCAAGCGACTGACGATCGCAACTTCAGAAGGCGAGTTTTCGATCAAAATGACGAAGTTAGCAAGAGCAAGTCTCAAGCAAACGCTACTTCCCGGAGAGCAGATTCAGATTCGAGGATGGAAGAAGTTCGATCGCAAAACTAACACCCTGAAATTTAAGGCGTATTGGATTCAGCCAATGTCGATTTCGGCAGCCCTTCCTTGTCAAGCAGCAGCGAAAGTGAACGCTACGAAAATCGGCCATCCCAAGCCGCAAAAGCCTGGAAAAGAAGCGATTCTGATGTGTCAGAAATCAAGCTGCATGAAGCGAGGCGGAAAAGCCGTTTGTAGCGCGATCGAAAAAGCAATTAGCGATCGTGGACTCGAAGATCAAGTCAAAATCAAGGGCACAGGCTGTATGAAAGCTTGCGGGAAAGTCCCCGTGGTCTTTATGCCCGGAAAAACGCGCTACACCAAAGTTGATCCGAAAGATGTCGCTAGTTTAGTGGATGAGCATTTTGCACTGGTTAGCAGACCTGCAACGGAACCCACACTGCCAGTAGAATCCACAACTGTTTTAGAATCCACAGCTGCTTTAGAATCCACAACTGCTTTAGAATCCACAACTGTTCTAGAATCTACAACTGTTCTAGAATCCGCTCCAGTATTGGCTACCGTCTAG
- a CDS encoding DUF1350 family protein, whose amino-acid sequence MDWQEISGNWVLVPDRPIAIIHFLGGAFVATAPQLTYRRLLEFLGDQGYLIVATPFVNTFDHAEIAESVLINFEKALNGVRSQYSVRYLPIYGMGHSMGCKLHLLAGSLFSVERAGNIFISFNNYAAKEAVPFVEQFSQFLKPQGISVEFTPSPTETTALIRDRYSVRRNLIIKFADDSIDQSLPLAQLLEESYPGLITTHRLKGTHLTPLGPDMKWQVGGSFTPIDAIGQWMRQEIYRELHQLEKTILKWLNPFA is encoded by the coding sequence ATGGATTGGCAAGAAATTTCTGGGAATTGGGTTCTCGTTCCCGATCGTCCGATCGCGATTATTCATTTTCTTGGCGGCGCTTTTGTCGCAACGGCTCCACAGTTAACTTACCGCCGTTTGCTAGAGTTTTTAGGTGATCAAGGCTACCTAATCGTAGCGACTCCGTTTGTGAATACGTTTGATCATGCTGAGATTGCAGAGTCGGTTTTGATCAATTTTGAGAAAGCGTTGAACGGTGTGCGATCGCAGTATTCAGTGCGCTATTTGCCGATTTATGGCATGGGGCACAGTATGGGCTGTAAGCTGCATTTGCTGGCTGGTAGCTTGTTTTCGGTTGAGCGAGCGGGAAATATTTTCATCTCGTTTAATAACTACGCCGCAAAAGAAGCCGTCCCGTTTGTTGAGCAGTTTTCGCAATTTCTAAAACCACAGGGGATCTCTGTTGAATTCACGCCTTCGCCCACGGAGACGACTGCCTTGATTCGCGATCGCTATTCGGTGCGACGCAATTTGATTATTAAATTTGCGGATGATTCGATCGATCAATCGCTCCCGTTAGCGCAGCTTCTAGAAGAGTCCTATCCGGGACTGATTACCACTCATCGCCTCAAAGGAACGCACCTTACGCCGTTAGGCCCTGATATGAAATGGCAGGTTGGAGGCTCGTTTACGCCGATCGATGCGATCGGACAGTGGATGCGTCAGGAGATTTATCGGGAATTACATCAGCTAGAAAAAACGATTTTGAAATGGCTGAATCCGTTCGCTTAA
- the lepB gene encoding signal peptidase I has protein sequence MNRVDNPAPNKKAHQKKDENPWVEGLKTIGLSAVLAIGIRQFVAEARYIPSGSMLPTLQINDRLIIDKISYRFNNPQRGDIVVFSPTAALEKQNFHDAFIKRVIGLPGDKVQVKGNRVYVNDQPLRENYIGKDEAPQYEWGPQVVPPDSYLVLGDNRNNSYDSHYWGFVPRDKIIGRAVVRFWPPNRAGELAPEPKY, from the coding sequence ATGAATCGCGTGGATAACCCGGCTCCTAACAAAAAAGCGCATCAGAAAAAAGACGAAAATCCCTGGGTAGAGGGACTCAAGACCATCGGTTTAAGTGCGGTTCTCGCGATCGGGATTCGGCAGTTCGTCGCAGAAGCTCGCTACATTCCGTCTGGTTCGATGTTGCCCACCTTACAGATCAACGATCGTCTGATCATCGACAAGATCAGTTATCGGTTCAATAATCCACAGCGCGGCGATATTGTTGTCTTCTCTCCGACTGCTGCTTTAGAGAAACAGAATTTCCACGATGCGTTTATCAAACGGGTGATCGGACTACCGGGTGATAAAGTTCAGGTCAAAGGCAATCGGGTCTACGTGAACGATCAGCCACTCCGAGAAAATTACATCGGCAAAGACGAAGCACCCCAATATGAATGGGGGCCTCAAGTGGTTCCTCCAGATTCTTATCTCGTGCTGGGGGACAACCGCAACAACAGCTATGACAGTCACTATTGGGGCTTCGTCCCTCGCGACAAGATTATTGGCAGAGCGGTTGTCCGATTCTGGCCCCCGAATCGTGCAGGTGAGCTTGCACCAGAACCAAAATATTAG
- the mug gene encoding G/U mismatch-specific DNA glycosylase — MPSIYKPTKAEVHAAYNTTLPDIIAPNLKVLFSGINPSLYSAAVGHHFARPGNRFWKAIHLAGFTDRLLSPFEDRTMLDRGFGLTNLAARATARADELTNEDLATGHQDLAEKLEQYQPKYLAVLGVSAYRTAFKQPKAQMGLQKEPLYNTTIWVLPNPSGLNAHYQIKDLAEVYGEFYEFATQS, encoded by the coding sequence ATGCCTTCAATCTACAAACCGACAAAAGCTGAAGTTCACGCCGCTTACAATACAACGCTGCCGGATATTATTGCGCCAAATCTCAAAGTTCTGTTTAGCGGGATTAATCCCAGTTTGTACAGTGCAGCCGTGGGACACCATTTTGCCCGTCCTGGGAATCGATTTTGGAAAGCCATCCATTTAGCTGGATTTACCGATCGACTCTTATCTCCGTTTGAAGACAGAACCATGCTCGATCGTGGTTTCGGCTTAACCAATTTAGCCGCTCGTGCAACTGCAAGAGCCGATGAGTTAACGAATGAAGACTTAGCGACCGGGCATCAGGATCTCGCCGAAAAACTCGAACAATATCAACCGAAATATCTAGCCGTTTTGGGAGTGAGCGCTTACCGAACGGCGTTTAAGCAACCGAAAGCGCAAATGGGACTGCAAAAAGAGCCGCTATACAATACAACGATTTGGGTGCTACCGAATCCGAGCGGTTTGAATGCTCACTATCAGATCAAGGATCTGGCTGAGGTGTATGGGGAATTTTACGAATTTGCAACACAAAGTTAA
- a CDS encoding dihydroorotase — protein sequence MFVLLQQVRLLDPVANVDRVTDVLLEDGIVRSFSPSEVPQEAERRSCSGWILAPGLIDLYSHSGEPGFEERETLESLQAAAIAGGFTRLNILPDTNPAIDQSAIVAQIRTKSSRISCWGALTLGVQGQQMTELTELAEGVIGFSDGKPISNLALVRRLLEYLQPMQKPIALWASDPGLTGKGVIREGVNSMRFGLPGVPIMAESAPLSALLECIEEIGTPAHLMRISTARGVELVRSAKARGVPITASTTWLHLLLSTDSVQSYDPSLRLDPPLGNPNDRDALIQAVSDGVIDAIAVDHTPYTYEEKTVAFGEAPSGAIGLELALPLLWSNLVESGRWSALDLWRSLSVRPAQCLGQDLSAIAPGQPSDLILFNPNEKWTVDRSHLRSLSTNTAWFSQSINGRVLQAWCF from the coding sequence ATGTTTGTTTTGCTTCAGCAAGTCCGATTGCTTGATCCAGTAGCGAATGTCGATCGCGTGACCGATGTGCTACTCGAAGATGGGATTGTGCGGTCTTTCTCGCCTTCAGAAGTTCCCCAAGAAGCGGAGCGGCGATCGTGTTCGGGCTGGATTCTCGCACCTGGATTAATCGACCTGTACAGCCACAGTGGAGAACCCGGATTTGAAGAACGCGAAACTTTGGAATCTTTGCAAGCAGCGGCGATCGCGGGTGGATTTACTCGTCTGAACATTCTGCCGGATACGAATCCTGCGATTGATCAAAGCGCGATCGTCGCTCAAATTCGCACCAAATCTTCGAGAATTAGCTGCTGGGGTGCGTTAACGCTTGGTGTTCAGGGACAGCAAATGACTGAACTCACGGAACTCGCAGAAGGTGTGATCGGATTTAGCGATGGCAAACCGATTTCAAATCTGGCATTAGTGCGGCGATTGTTGGAATATTTGCAGCCCATGCAGAAGCCGATCGCGCTTTGGGCATCTGATCCAGGACTCACCGGAAAAGGCGTGATTCGAGAAGGCGTAAATTCGATGCGGTTTGGACTGCCGGGAGTGCCAATTATGGCAGAATCCGCTCCATTATCTGCCCTGCTTGAATGTATTGAAGAGATTGGAACACCAGCCCATCTGATGCGAATCTCAACAGCGCGAGGGGTAGAACTTGTGCGATCGGCAAAAGCGCGAGGGGTTCCCATCACTGCCAGTACCACTTGGCTGCATTTGCTCCTGAGTACCGATTCTGTACAGTCTTATGATCCGAGCTTGCGACTTGATCCGCCGCTTGGCAACCCGAACGATCGAGACGCTTTAATTCAGGCAGTTTCAGATGGCGTAATCGATGCGATCGCGGTCGATCACACTCCTTACACTTACGAAGAAAAAACCGTTGCGTTCGGAGAAGCACCGTCTGGAGCGATCGGCTTAGAACTGGCGTTACCGCTTCTGTGGTCGAATTTAGTTGAGTCGGGTCGCTGGTCGGCGTTGGATTTATGGCGGAGTCTTAGCGTGCGTCCGGCTCAGTGTTTGGGACAGGACTTGAGCGCGATCGCGCCCGGCCAACCGAGTGATTTAATTCTGTTCAATCCGAATGAAAAATGGACAGTCGATCGTTCCCATCTACGATCGCTGTCCACAAATACCGCTTGGTTCAGTCAGTCCATTAATGGACGAGTGCTGCAAGCTTGGTGTTTCTAA
- a CDS encoding glycosyltransferase family 2 protein, which yields MISNPLVSVIIAAYNAEAFISDTLKSILAQTYHNFEVIVVDDGSNDRTAEIVRSYMAIDDRIQLIQQENSGVAASRNLAIRQSSGLYIAPIDADDIWYPERLEKHVHCLETADESIGLVYSWSTYLTETGKIKGYSPFCQLGAVEGNVLAVLVFYNFLDNASTVMFRRSCIDTVGDYNTELETCEDWDLFLRIAEHYHFAIVPEYLIGYRQYSGSMSTKCTTMAHFYELIMSRVYDRHPELPSSIRRWANTAFYNNLLSKSYLAGDYALMFRWLYRSLKGDFALLLRPGIYKVTLIAISKALTRPLQFFASKRSISRKSNPSAIAIETQLPAPSHSNVWKPYDLVIRYRWQQMVKTTQL from the coding sequence ATGATCTCGAATCCGCTTGTTTCAGTGATTATTGCTGCTTACAATGCTGAGGCATTTATTTCAGACACGCTAAAGTCAATTCTGGCGCAAACTTACCACAATTTTGAAGTGATTGTGGTCGATGATGGGTCAAACGATCGCACTGCGGAAATTGTGCGATCGTATATGGCGATTGACGATCGTATTCAACTGATTCAGCAGGAAAATTCTGGAGTCGCTGCTTCTCGAAACTTAGCAATTCGGCAGTCTTCTGGTCTATATATTGCGCCGATCGATGCTGATGATATTTGGTATCCCGAACGGTTAGAAAAGCACGTTCATTGTCTAGAAACTGCTGATGAATCCATTGGATTAGTTTACTCTTGGTCAACCTATCTTACTGAAACAGGCAAGATTAAAGGCTACTCACCTTTTTGTCAGCTTGGAGCAGTTGAAGGAAACGTTCTAGCCGTTCTTGTGTTCTACAACTTTCTCGACAATGCAAGTACGGTGATGTTTCGTCGAAGCTGTATCGATACGGTGGGGGATTACAACACTGAACTAGAAACTTGTGAAGACTGGGATCTGTTTCTCCGGATTGCTGAACATTATCACTTTGCGATCGTCCCTGAGTATCTCATCGGTTATCGCCAATACAGTGGCAGTATGTCTACAAAATGCACCACAATGGCGCACTTTTATGAATTAATCATGTCGCGTGTTTACGATCGCCATCCAGAGCTACCCAGTTCGATTCGTCGATGGGCAAACACTGCTTTTTATAACAATTTACTCAGTAAAAGCTATCTAGCGGGTGATTATGCGTTGATGTTTCGATGGCTTTACCGCAGTTTGAAGGGAGATTTCGCGCTGTTGCTGCGTCCAGGAATTTATAAAGTGACGCTGATTGCGATTTCTAAAGCTCTAACCCGCCCGCTACAGTTTTTCGCTTCAAAACGTTCAATATCAAGGAAGTCGAACCCTTCAGCGATCGCGATCGAAACTCAACTCCCCGCTCCTTCACATTCCAACGTCTGGAAGCCATACGATTTAGTCATCCGATACCGTTGGCAACAGATGGTCAAAACAACTCAGCTTTAG
- a CDS encoding cytochrome b: protein MSIVHALKPRLNSAFKQLMSVHWWMSGAYLVLFVTGTFMSQLDRSVSYRGSLYDFHKSIAVLSMALLTWRIFLLLQVWWKKYTKRFPKFTPAWFKTVALHTSLYVLMWAVPITGFLLSNSFRPNNVKFFGIVLPDLFPQNPAMAEVGRNAHFWLSYTFLAFIVLHTIAQWKVARAHWRRFSNFLKLKSKTVRT, encoded by the coding sequence ATGTCGATCGTTCATGCACTCAAACCTAGATTGAATAGTGCTTTCAAGCAGTTGATGTCGGTTCATTGGTGGATGAGTGGAGCGTATCTGGTTCTGTTCGTGACGGGAACGTTCATGTCACAACTCGATCGCTCTGTGTCTTATCGGGGTTCGCTGTACGATTTTCATAAGTCGATCGCAGTGCTATCGATGGCGCTGCTGACTTGGCGGATTTTTCTACTGTTGCAAGTGTGGTGGAAGAAATACACGAAACGTTTTCCAAAATTTACGCCTGCTTGGTTTAAAACAGTCGCACTGCATACAAGTTTGTATGTGTTGATGTGGGCAGTTCCGATCACTGGATTTTTACTCTCAAACTCGTTCCGTCCTAACAATGTCAAATTCTTTGGGATTGTTTTACCGGATCTGTTTCCCCAAAATCCTGCGATGGCGGAGGTCGGGCGTAATGCTCACTTTTGGCTGTCTTACACCTTTTTGGCGTTCATTGTTCTGCATACGATCGCACAATGGAAAGTAGCTCGCGCTCATTGGCGACGGTTTAGCAATTTCTTGAAACTAAAATCTAAAACGGTTCGGACATGA